Proteins from a genomic interval of Neovison vison isolate M4711 chromosome 4, ASM_NN_V1, whole genome shotgun sequence:
- the LOC122904116 gene encoding 60S ribosomal protein L23a-like, which translates to MAPKAKKEAPAPPKAEAKAKALKAKKPVLKGIHSHRKKKIRTSPTFRRPKTLRLRRQPKYPRKSAPRRKKLDHYAIIKFPLTTESAMKKIEDNNTLVFIVDVKANKHQIKQAVKKLYDIDVAKVNTLIRPDGEKKAYVRLAPDYDALDVANKIRII; encoded by the coding sequence ATGGCGCCGAAAGCTAAGAaggaagcccctgcccctcccaaagccgaagccaaagcaaaggctttgaaagcCAAGAAACCGGTGCTGAAAGGCATCCACAGTCACAGAAAAAAGAAGATCCGCACATCACCTACGTTCCGACGACCCAAGACTCTGCGTCTCCGAAGGCAACCCAAATATCCTCGAAAGAGCGCCCCCAGGAGAAAAAAGCTTGACCACTATGCCATCATCAAGTTCCCCctgactactgagtcagccatgaagaaaatagaagacaacaacacacttgtgttcattgtggatgtcaaggccaacaagcaccagatcaaacaggctgtgaagaagctctatgacattgatgtagccaaggtcaacaccttaatcaggcctgatggagagaagaaggcatacgttcggctggcccctgactatgatgctttggatgttgccaacaaaattAGGATCATCTAA